The proteins below come from a single uncultured Carboxylicivirga sp. genomic window:
- a CDS encoding LptF/LptG family permease, with the protein MKKLDLYILKKFLGTFFFAILLIISISVVFDITEKVDNFIDKDAPLQAIVFDYYKNFIPYFANLFTPLFVFIAVIFFTSKMAYQTEIIAILSSGVSFKRLMFPYFMGAAIIAIFSFLLGGYIIPPANRTRLKFEATYVKDKKEVGLSNIHMQIEPGVFVFLGKYYSYQEKGDYFNLEKYEGKHLISKLSARTVKYDTTSGRWHLNRYLIREFENGEEQIISKGNEIDTLIPNMKPIDFKEERKYFEMMTNPELNRYISEQTARGVGNLEEFYIEKYKRIASPFSAFILTLIGVSLASRKVRGGMGLHIGVGIALSFSYILFMTISTTFAINGSMNPLLAVWIPNILFAIIGIFLYHRAPK; encoded by the coding sequence TTGAAAAAACTGGATTTATATATTCTTAAAAAATTCCTTGGAACTTTCTTTTTTGCCATTCTTTTGATTATTAGTATTTCAGTGGTGTTCGATATTACTGAAAAGGTTGATAATTTTATCGATAAGGATGCCCCCTTACAGGCTATTGTTTTTGATTATTATAAGAACTTTATACCTTATTTTGCCAATTTATTTACCCCTTTATTTGTATTTATTGCGGTAATTTTCTTTACATCTAAAATGGCTTATCAAACAGAAATTATCGCCATTTTGTCGAGTGGGGTTAGTTTTAAACGGTTGATGTTTCCATATTTTATGGGAGCTGCAATTATTGCCATTTTCTCGTTTTTGTTGGGAGGCTATATTATCCCGCCTGCAAACCGAACAAGGCTAAAGTTTGAGGCTACCTATGTAAAAGATAAGAAAGAAGTTGGGTTGAGTAATATTCATATGCAAATTGAACCAGGCGTATTTGTTTTCTTAGGAAAATACTATTCGTATCAGGAAAAAGGCGATTACTTCAACCTAGAAAAATACGAAGGAAAGCATTTGATATCAAAACTGTCGGCACGTACGGTTAAATACGATACTACAAGTGGAAGATGGCATTTGAATCGTTATTTGATTCGGGAATTTGAAAATGGGGAGGAGCAGATTATTAGTAAAGGGAATGAAATTGATACCTTAATCCCTAACATGAAGCCTATTGACTTTAAAGAAGAGCGTAAGTATTTTGAGATGATGACGAACCCAGAGTTAAATCGCTATATTTCAGAACAAACAGCTCGAGGGGTCGGTAACTTGGAAGAGTTTTATATAGAAAAATATAAGAGAATAGCATCCCCTTTTAGTGCATTTATATTAACCTTGATAGGAGTGTCTCTTGCATCGCGTAAGGTTAGAGGAGGTATGGGATTGCACATTGGAGTTGGTATTGCACTTAGTTTTTCGTATATTTTGTTCATGACAATTTCAACCACCTTTGCCATTAACGGTAGTATGAACCCTTTACTGGCCGTCTGGATACCTAATATTCTGTTTGCTATAATCGGAATATTCCTCTATCATAGAGCTCCAAAGTAG
- a CDS encoding acyl-CoA carboxylase subunit beta encodes MSLKKHILDLRKRKEQVEKGGGDKAIEKQVARGKQTARNRILALVDKDSFTEYDLFVEHEARDFGMDKKQLHGDGVIIGTGTVYGAPICIYAQDFTVEGGSLGLMHARKITKIMDHAIKMRVPLIGINDSGGARIQEGVNALAGYGEIFYRNTLASGVIPQISVILGPCAGGAVYSPALTDFVFVVDNISKMFITGPGVIESVLGEKISMEDLGGARVHAETTGNAHFFADSEAECFEQIKKLITFIPWSNTKRAKAFPPKPPKFSGNIEDLIPSDPRQPYDVRDVIRAIVDDSDFFEIQELWAANIVIGFGRLNGETVGFVANQPLVLAGVLDCDSSDKAARFIRYCDAFDIPIVTLEDMPGYLPGADQEHAGVIRHGAKVLYAYSEATVPKITVILRKAYGGGYIAMNSRHLGADFMFAWPTAEIAVMGPEGAANIIFRKEIEEAEDKDAMRAKKVEEYKEKFANPFVAAAKGYIDSVIEPSETRDLLLHAIEVSAHKHDHRPDKKHGIPPF; translated from the coding sequence ATGTCATTGAAAAAACACATCCTTGACCTTCGTAAACGAAAGGAACAAGTGGAAAAGGGTGGTGGCGACAAAGCCATTGAAAAACAGGTGGCGAGAGGTAAACAAACAGCTCGTAACCGTATCCTTGCACTTGTGGATAAAGATTCTTTCACCGAGTACGATCTTTTTGTTGAACATGAGGCTCGTGACTTCGGCATGGACAAAAAACAACTTCATGGAGATGGAGTAATTATTGGTACAGGTACTGTTTATGGTGCTCCAATATGTATTTATGCCCAGGACTTTACAGTCGAAGGAGGTTCATTAGGATTAATGCATGCCCGTAAGATTACTAAAATTATGGATCACGCCATTAAAATGCGTGTACCTTTGATCGGTATTAACGATTCTGGAGGTGCTCGTATTCAGGAAGGTGTGAATGCCTTGGCTGGTTATGGTGAGATTTTTTACCGTAATACTCTAGCTTCAGGCGTTATTCCTCAGATTTCGGTTATTTTAGGTCCATGTGCAGGTGGAGCTGTTTATTCACCAGCCTTGACTGACTTTGTATTTGTAGTAGATAATATTTCTAAAATGTTTATTACAGGGCCAGGTGTAATCGAATCTGTTTTGGGTGAAAAGATCTCAATGGAAGATCTAGGAGGAGCCCGTGTACATGCAGAAACTACTGGTAATGCTCATTTCTTCGCTGATAGTGAAGCTGAATGTTTTGAGCAGATTAAGAAATTAATAACTTTCATTCCTTGGAGTAACACTAAAAGAGCAAAAGCTTTTCCTCCAAAACCACCGAAATTTAGCGGTAATATCGAAGATTTGATTCCTTCAGATCCGCGTCAGCCGTATGATGTACGCGATGTTATTAGAGCTATTGTTGATGACTCCGATTTCTTTGAAATTCAAGAGCTTTGGGCTGCTAATATTGTAATTGGTTTTGGGCGTTTAAATGGTGAAACAGTTGGTTTTGTTGCCAATCAGCCATTAGTGTTAGCCGGTGTATTGGATTGTGATAGTTCTGATAAAGCAGCTCGTTTTATTCGTTACTGTGATGCATTTGATATTCCAATTGTTACCTTGGAAGATATGCCTGGATATTTACCAGGAGCTGACCAAGAGCATGCCGGTGTTATCCGTCACGGAGCAAAAGTATTATATGCATACTCTGAAGCTACTGTGCCTAAAATCACTGTTATTTTGCGTAAAGCTTATGGTGGTGGTTATATTGCAATGAACTCTCGTCACTTGGGTGCTGACTTTATGTTTGCATGGCCAACAGCTGAAATTGCTGTAATGGGACCAGAAGGTGCTGCTAATATTATCTTCAGAAAAGAAATTGAAGAAGCTGAAGATAAGGATGCAATGCGTGCTAAGAAAGTTGAAGAGTACAAAGAGAAATTTGCCAACCCGTTTGTGGCTGCGGCTAAAGGATATATCGATTCTGTAATTGAACCT